One segment of Pontibacter akesuensis DNA contains the following:
- a CDS encoding AIPR family protein yields MANSLENLELNKFYHNIQQDIRSAQLAEEEGGALEQIFTQVAVDLLSDAGETENARVSYDEKVLRTGVQHKINAYALSDNYETLDLFITVYNGTDDYLRVFKDEVDKAAKRITNFFRNAVYKDYVNEIEESSEIFDLAHTLSDSHELKDGLVRVNAFILTDGIYPGDSLPDQMVSGYPIYYRVIDLNYLYNISERSHVPIEINFKEDGFQVPCIFSPSENDEYQSYLAIISGEALVNIYERFGSRLLEQNVRSFLQFTGKINKGIRKTIQNEPHMFLAFNNGLAATAEEILIEPLPDGTGNSVTWVKDLQIVNGGQTTASIYHTWKKDKADVSGIFVQVKLNVIKNKENFNNVVSRIAEYANTQNKISVSDLSSNSENHILLEKLSRTIWAPPVSGRTQQTRWFYDRARGQYKTAMLKEGFTKAKRKAFELKNPKQQVFTKEDLAKYVNTYQELYDGKKLVIGPHYVVRGNQKNYVQFINYNFSKRPDNIFFEDAIAKAILFRSAEKVYGVKPNAIGDMRYVTVPYSIAWLGYRLQYRLDLYAIWKAQSISDTLREKLREIMVCVETYIKSNAPGSLYGEWAKKEDCWNSVKQQEFDISFDSINSDLELKNQNHKRIKVSEDETRLAEVEALQERLKSVHPKTWEKIEQWGKATGKLSPYQRNMARTIGMNSSRNRGLSEIEYNNGQNILDTAIEEASEIFFDMEDLFADDVNAVETKHVITIELIQEVVKWDKKNKKLRDFEYRFMADLAEGKKTLTERNTLLAIRNYEKATKCGFEICKIV; encoded by the coding sequence ATGGCAAATAGTCTGGAGAATCTGGAACTTAATAAGTTTTATCACAACATTCAGCAGGATATCAGATCTGCTCAACTTGCAGAGGAGGAAGGTGGTGCCCTTGAACAGATATTCACTCAGGTTGCTGTAGATCTTCTGTCTGATGCCGGGGAGACAGAGAATGCCCGTGTCTCTTATGATGAGAAAGTATTAAGGACGGGAGTCCAGCATAAAATAAATGCCTATGCATTATCTGACAATTATGAAACGCTGGATCTCTTTATAACAGTATATAATGGCACAGATGATTACCTGAGAGTTTTTAAAGATGAAGTAGATAAAGCAGCCAAAAGAATCACTAATTTCTTCCGGAATGCAGTTTATAAAGATTATGTTAATGAAATAGAGGAATCTTCCGAAATCTTTGATCTGGCTCATACTTTAAGCGATTCGCATGAGTTGAAGGACGGACTGGTACGGGTTAATGCGTTTATCCTTACAGACGGAATCTATCCTGGAGATAGTCTTCCAGATCAGATGGTATCGGGTTACCCCATTTACTATAGAGTAATAGATCTAAATTATCTCTATAACATATCCGAAAGGTCACATGTCCCTATAGAAATAAACTTCAAGGAAGATGGATTTCAGGTGCCGTGCATATTCTCCCCATCTGAAAATGATGAATATCAGTCGTATTTAGCTATTATATCCGGCGAGGCGTTAGTTAATATTTATGAAAGGTTTGGGTCCCGTTTACTGGAGCAAAATGTCAGATCGTTTCTTCAGTTCACGGGTAAAATCAACAAAGGTATTCGTAAGACAATCCAGAATGAGCCACACATGTTCCTCGCATTCAATAATGGATTGGCTGCAACTGCGGAAGAAATTCTGATAGAACCTTTACCTGATGGAACAGGGAATTCCGTGACATGGGTAAAGGATTTGCAGATAGTAAATGGTGGGCAGACAACCGCTTCAATATACCATACATGGAAAAAAGACAAAGCAGATGTCTCCGGTATATTCGTGCAGGTAAAACTGAATGTGATAAAGAACAAAGAGAACTTTAATAATGTTGTTTCACGCATTGCTGAGTATGCAAATACGCAAAATAAAATCTCAGTATCCGACCTAAGTTCCAATAGTGAAAATCATATCCTGCTTGAAAAGCTGTCCCGCACCATATGGGCACCACCTGTATCCGGCAGAACTCAACAAACAAGGTGGTTCTATGATAGGGCCAGAGGACAGTATAAAACCGCAATGCTTAAGGAAGGGTTTACCAAAGCTAAGAGAAAGGCTTTTGAGCTGAAGAATCCTAAACAGCAGGTTTTTACCAAAGAGGATCTGGCAAAATATGTAAACACATATCAGGAATTATATGACGGGAAAAAGCTGGTAATTGGGCCACATTATGTTGTCAGGGGAAATCAAAAGAACTACGTTCAGTTCATCAACTATAATTTCAGCAAAAGACCAGACAATATATTTTTTGAGGATGCTATTGCTAAAGCCATTCTTTTCAGGTCGGCAGAAAAGGTGTATGGGGTAAAACCTAATGCCATTGGTGATATGAGATATGTTACAGTCCCTTATTCTATTGCTTGGCTTGGCTATAGGTTACAATATAGGTTAGACCTGTACGCCATCTGGAAAGCACAAAGTATCAGTGACACCCTTCGGGAAAAGCTTCGGGAAATAATGGTATGTGTGGAGACCTACATCAAGTCTAATGCTCCGGGGTCTCTTTATGGTGAATGGGCTAAAAAGGAAGATTGTTGGAACTCTGTAAAGCAGCAGGAGTTCGATATTTCCTTTGATAGCATTAATAGTGATTTAGAATTAAAAAATCAGAATCATAAAAGAATAAAAGTATCAGAGGATGAAACCCGTTTAGCTGAGGTAGAAGCTCTTCAGGAAAGGCTAAAATCTGTACATCCTAAGACATGGGAGAAAATAGAGCAGTGGGGTAAGGCAACCGGTAAACTTTCCCCATACCAACGTAATATGGCTCGAACTATCGGAATGAATTCCAGCAGAAACAGAGGGTTGAGCGAGATTGAATATAATAATGGTCAAAATATATTAGATACAGCCATCGAAGAAGCATCTGAGATATTCTTTGATATGGAAGATCTTTTTGCTGATGATGTAAATGCTGTAGAGACTAAGCACGTTATAACTATTGAGCTTATCCAAGAAGTTGTTAAGTGGGATAAGAAAAACAAAAAGCTTCGTGACTTCGAATATCGCTTTATGGCTGATTTAGCCGAGGGTAAGAAAACTCTAACGGAAAGGAATACTTTATTAGCAATCCGAAACTATGAAAAAGCCACAAAGTGTGGCTTCGAAATATGTAAAATAGTTTAA
- a CDS encoding sensor histidine kinase yields the protein MEATEQKIKDGIYNIRPAGRHILTIGRDLIKDVYAALIELVKNSYDADANNVIISFSAFPDPEQKPDEPDKKKLKIMVSDDGHGMSYETVTEKWMVPSTNDKEIRKTSPNGRHFQGRKGIGRYAVSMLGDELLLDTVTTSGERTTLVILWNEFLKNKFLSDVPVLIESFNSSRDQGTFLEIIGTSDQLYVWNRTEIEKLIGELKKLISPIEKFEKHEKFDITVKFKDFIVPEYENIEIKIEPYPLVKLYDYRISGNISATGDATLIFENDSTLGVPDESLNFKINIQPYNAYCGPVSLDLRVFDREPEAIQNLIDRGLKNPTTNQPLGRREARHLLSQYSGIGIYRKGFRIRPHGDAGYDWLLLDKRRVQNPSLRIGSDQVIGFISVEPEEISHLEEKSARDGLRENKYYHGLIDVVNSVLSELESRRYYYRYKTGKGRNKNNVEEALESFADLSLLRLEVDKELDISGIKQESRTRIGQIIRKKEEENQKTASLLRNTIAIYQGQATLGKIINVVLHEGRKPVSYFRNVGYLMSSWSDELREKFDPQILDELQQELKEVNQNSKILADLFSKIDPLASKRRENKAKFNLLSLINSVLKIFNSQIKENNISVLVNCDQSIELLAWKDDFYIVFTNLLENSIHWLISNSVTEKEIKIDVSEQFENILIDLTDNGPGIEEKFIESGAIFEPGFTTKPDGSGLGLAIAGEAMNRNNYSLEALYSKKGVHFQIKNK from the coding sequence ATGGAAGCAACAGAACAGAAGATTAAGGATGGAATATACAATATACGTCCTGCTGGAAGACATATATTAACTATTGGGCGTGACCTAATAAAAGATGTTTATGCCGCACTAATTGAGTTAGTTAAAAACTCTTATGATGCAGATGCTAATAACGTAATAATTTCCTTCTCAGCTTTTCCCGATCCCGAACAGAAGCCAGACGAACCCGATAAAAAGAAGCTTAAAATTATGGTTTCTGATGATGGGCACGGGATGAGCTATGAAACAGTGACTGAAAAGTGGATGGTCCCTTCTACCAATGATAAGGAAATAAGGAAAACCAGTCCTAATGGACGCCACTTTCAAGGGCGCAAAGGAATTGGAAGATATGCTGTATCAATGCTTGGGGATGAGCTACTGTTAGACACGGTAACTACAAGCGGAGAGAGAACAACATTGGTTATCTTGTGGAATGAGTTCCTGAAGAATAAATTTTTATCAGATGTACCTGTTCTAATAGAAAGCTTCAACTCAAGCAGAGACCAAGGTACCTTCCTTGAAATTATTGGCACCTCTGATCAACTATATGTCTGGAATAGAACAGAAATAGAGAAACTTATAGGAGAACTTAAGAAATTAATTTCTCCTATTGAGAAATTTGAGAAACACGAAAAATTTGATATCACAGTAAAGTTTAAAGATTTCATCGTCCCTGAGTACGAAAATATTGAAATCAAAATAGAACCTTATCCTCTAGTTAAACTATATGATTACAGAATTTCAGGAAATATTTCTGCGACAGGGGATGCAACTTTAATATTTGAAAATGATTCAACGCTGGGGGTACCAGACGAGTCGCTCAATTTTAAAATCAACATTCAGCCTTACAATGCCTATTGCGGGCCTGTTTCTCTTGACCTTAGAGTATTTGACAGAGAACCAGAAGCAATTCAAAACCTTATTGATAGAGGACTTAAGAACCCTACAACTAATCAGCCTTTAGGCAGAAGAGAAGCTAGGCACCTCTTGAGTCAATACAGTGGCATTGGCATCTATAGAAAAGGGTTCAGAATAAGGCCACATGGTGATGCTGGTTATGACTGGCTTTTATTAGATAAACGTAGAGTTCAGAACCCTTCTTTAAGAATTGGTAGCGATCAGGTTATCGGGTTCATTAGTGTAGAACCTGAAGAAATTTCTCATTTAGAAGAAAAGAGCGCCAGAGATGGCCTTCGAGAAAACAAATATTATCATGGCTTAATTGATGTTGTTAACTCTGTATTATCAGAGCTGGAATCGAGGAGATACTACTACAGATACAAAACAGGTAAAGGCAGAAATAAAAATAACGTCGAAGAAGCCTTAGAGTCTTTTGCTGACTTGTCTCTTTTAAGGTTAGAAGTAGATAAAGAACTCGATATATCTGGTATCAAGCAGGAAAGCAGAACACGCATTGGCCAGATCATCAGGAAGAAGGAAGAAGAGAACCAAAAAACTGCTTCACTACTTAGAAATACTATTGCCATCTATCAAGGGCAAGCGACTTTAGGAAAAATCATCAATGTAGTACTGCATGAGGGCAGAAAGCCTGTTAGTTACTTTCGGAATGTTGGCTATTTAATGTCTTCATGGTCTGACGAACTGAGAGAGAAATTTGATCCTCAAATATTAGATGAGCTACAACAGGAGCTGAAAGAAGTTAATCAAAACTCTAAAATTTTAGCTGACTTATTTTCAAAAATTGATCCATTAGCTTCAAAGAGAAGAGAAAACAAAGCTAAGTTTAACTTACTTTCTCTCATCAACTCAGTTCTTAAAATCTTCAACAGCCAAATAAAAGAAAATAACATTTCAGTTTTGGTTAATTGTGATCAGTCTATTGAGCTTTTAGCATGGAAGGATGATTTTTATATCGTGTTCACTAACCTTCTTGAAAACAGTATACATTGGCTTATCTCCAACTCTGTTACGGAAAAAGAGATTAAAATTGATGTATCTGAGCAGTTTGAAAATATACTCATAGATCTAACCGATAATGGCCCCGGGATAGAGGAAAAGTTTATTGAAAGCGGTGCTATCTTTGAACCAGGTTTCACGACAAAACCAGATGGATCAGGTCTAGGCTTAGCAATTGCAGGAGAAGCGATGAACAGGAATAACTATTCTTTAGAAGCATTATACAGTAAAAAAGGTGTACACTTTCAGATAAAAAACAAGTAA
- a CDS encoding DUF262 domain-containing protein: MTKKLDASIPANNWKIIELYNKIKKGELNPSPYFQRKLVWKKPHKYKFIDTIRLNYPFPEVYIAQGSIDIEKMQSVDLIVDGQQRCTTIEHYIEGVDVFALPESPVIPFKELTPEEKTGFLNYEVSIRYLKNASSEQITEIFQRINSTDYALNDTERLNAKWGDSDFIYFAKQLIEKKVDRNLFFVNYEVDPENRSYFLDFFYEKYSVFSDTYVNRMLALQYVMTLIVTLIEGAYFKRNDRVQDYIEKFNEEFTGAGELEVNLLKVLKFIDSLNLGKRSYWFNKANLFTLIVELYNYDLSSIDPKILKSELEDLDNASKVYRSKKTFDNRADEKITADQTQYFVFAREAVNEQTAREYRGSFLRKLIENALIIT; encoded by the coding sequence ATGACAAAAAAACTGGATGCTAGTATCCCAGCAAATAATTGGAAAATCATTGAGCTGTACAACAAAATTAAAAAAGGTGAGTTGAACCCCTCCCCTTATTTTCAACGAAAGCTAGTGTGGAAAAAACCACATAAATATAAGTTTATCGATACAATCAGATTAAACTATCCATTTCCAGAAGTTTATATTGCTCAAGGCAGTATTGATATAGAGAAAATGCAATCTGTTGATTTAATAGTTGATGGCCAGCAAAGATGTACAACAATAGAGCATTATATAGAAGGTGTAGATGTCTTTGCTTTACCAGAATCTCCGGTTATACCCTTTAAAGAACTAACTCCTGAAGAAAAAACCGGCTTCCTAAATTATGAAGTTTCCATCAGGTATTTAAAAAATGCTAGCAGTGAACAAATTACAGAAATTTTTCAGCGCATAAACAGTACTGATTATGCGCTGAATGACACAGAGAGATTGAATGCTAAATGGGGAGATAGCGACTTTATCTACTTTGCAAAACAACTTATTGAGAAAAAAGTGGATAGGAATCTTTTTTTTGTCAATTATGAAGTTGATCCCGAAAACAGGAGTTACTTCTTAGACTTCTTCTATGAAAAGTACTCTGTTTTTTCTGACACTTATGTAAACCGAATGCTTGCACTGCAGTATGTTATGACTCTTATTGTGACTCTGATAGAAGGTGCATATTTTAAGAGAAATGATAGGGTACAGGATTATATTGAAAAATTTAATGAAGAGTTTACAGGTGCCGGGGAGCTGGAAGTCAATCTACTGAAGGTTTTAAAATTTATTGACTCCCTAAACCTAGGAAAAAGGTCTTACTGGTTTAACAAAGCTAATCTTTTTACTTTGATCGTAGAACTTTATAATTATGACTTATCCTCTATTGATCCTAAGATCCTAAAATCTGAACTCGAAGATTTAGATAATGCCAGCAAGGTTTATAGATCTAAGAAAACATTTGATAACAGAGCAGACGAGAAAATCACTGCTGATCAAACACAATATTTTGTTTTTGCTAGAGAAGCTGTGAATGAACAAACTGCACGAGAATACCGAGGTAGCTTCCTCAGAAAGTTAATTGAAAATGCACTAATTATCACTTAA
- a CDS encoding DNA cytosine methyltransferase encodes MNYIDLFAGAGGLSEGFIRNGFNPIAHVEMDTDACFTLKTRLAYYHLKEQNNLDIYYSYLRQEITRDELYAHLPEEEILSVINEAIGEDTIGGIFNSIDARIAQLPEENREVDAIIGGPPCQAYSVIGRSRSKDKMKGDPRNYLYKYYAQFLRRYQPKVFVFENVKGLLTAGNGIMLQNIERIIDKSGYDFEIKEQNASNFGVLQNRKRLIIIGWRREGLQPLHYPKLWQTVQFYQVSDLLQDLPALAPGESYTGPYTKPVTQYLTQTNIRNGCPVLTQHITRPHRNEDLEIYRLAIELWNNYQQRLRYTDIPEQLSFHKNKVSFADRFKVVAQDIPTSQTVVAHIAKDGHYYIHPDINQLRSLSIREAARLQSFPDDYFFEGSRTSGFKQIGNAVPPLMADAIAAGIRELLEPNGSNRTED; translated from the coding sequence ATGAATTACATTGACCTTTTTGCCGGTGCCGGAGGCTTATCAGAAGGCTTTATCCGCAACGGATTCAATCCCATAGCCCATGTGGAGATGGATACTGATGCCTGTTTTACCCTTAAAACCAGGCTGGCTTACTATCATCTTAAGGAGCAAAACAATCTCGATATTTATTATTCTTACCTTCGTCAGGAAATTACACGAGATGAACTTTATGCTCATTTACCTGAAGAAGAAATACTTTCTGTTATAAACGAAGCTATAGGAGAAGATACCATTGGCGGTATATTTAATAGCATTGATGCACGCATAGCTCAACTTCCAGAAGAAAATCGAGAAGTAGACGCAATCATCGGAGGCCCTCCTTGCCAAGCATATTCCGTTATCGGACGCTCCCGCAGCAAAGACAAAATGAAGGGGGATCCGCGTAATTACCTGTACAAGTATTATGCACAGTTTCTGCGCAGATATCAACCTAAAGTTTTTGTTTTTGAAAATGTGAAGGGGCTGTTAACTGCTGGCAATGGTATCATGCTGCAGAACATCGAGAGGATTATTGATAAGTCTGGATATGATTTCGAAATAAAAGAACAAAATGCCTCTAATTTCGGTGTTCTTCAAAACCGTAAGCGTCTAATTATAATAGGTTGGAGACGTGAAGGACTTCAGCCATTGCATTATCCTAAACTTTGGCAGACTGTTCAGTTTTATCAGGTATCGGATCTGCTGCAAGATTTACCAGCGTTAGCTCCTGGTGAAAGTTACACTGGACCATATACCAAGCCAGTTACTCAGTATCTGACACAAACTAATATCCGAAATGGCTGCCCCGTACTCACACAACATATAACTAGACCTCATAGAAACGAGGACTTGGAAATATATCGTTTAGCTATTGAGCTGTGGAATAACTATCAACAAAGACTACGCTATACTGATATTCCAGAGCAGCTTTCTTTTCACAAGAACAAAGTCTCCTTTGCAGATCGTTTTAAAGTGGTTGCACAAGACATTCCTACTTCTCAGACAGTAGTAGCTCATATAGCTAAAGATGGCCATTACTACATCCATCCGGATATAAATCAGTTAAGGTCCTTATCCATAAGAGAGGCTGCTAGGCTTCAGTCATTCCCTGATGATTACTTCTTTGAAGGTTCCCGAACCTCAGGATTCAAACAAATTGGTAACGCTGTACCACCTTTGATGGCCGATGCCATTGCTGCCGGTATCCGTGAATTATTAGAACCAAATGGAAGCAACAGAACAGAAGATTAA
- a CDS encoding very short patch repair endonuclease: MADVHSKEIRSYNMSRIKGKNTKPEVLLRKELFKRGFRYRIHDKKLIGKPDIVLPKYRTVIFVHGCFWHGHEGCRYFVIPKTRTEWWQNKISGNVERDAKAVIALKELGWRVLTVWECELKKNILQNTVNTVSEYIKLGVK, encoded by the coding sequence ATGGCTGATGTTCATTCCAAAGAAATTCGGAGCTATAATATGTCCCGAATCAAAGGCAAGAACACTAAGCCAGAAGTTTTGCTGCGAAAAGAACTCTTCAAAAGAGGCTTCCGGTACAGAATCCATGACAAGAAGCTTATTGGCAAACCTGATATCGTGCTCCCAAAGTACCGCACAGTAATTTTTGTACATGGATGCTTCTGGCATGGTCATGAAGGTTGCCGTTACTTTGTTATCCCAAAAACTCGTACTGAGTGGTGGCAAAATAAGATATCTGGTAATGTAGAACGTGATGCAAAAGCTGTTATAGCTCTCAAGGAACTGGGTTGGAGAGTATTAACAGTTTGGGAGTGCGAACTCAAAAAAAACATATTACAGAATACTGTAAATACTGTTTCAGAATACATTAAATTAGGCGTAAAATAG
- a CDS encoding response regulator, with protein MRQIDLLIVEDEDKNYRLYEQTIKAFNRETGVTIKPERAKDLVEAEKLLVHHNYDAAIVDIILKTGGTEDNADGVDILRKIVGKLRFPVFVYSGNPGLINGEEFEQNYFFKIHARDGIEFIELLKEIVKIFQTGITNVLGGKGKVESYLASLFWNHLIHTMDYWQDNSALREEKDYEKILLRYTIFHLVETLYRTDTGEHEIHDPSEFYIYPAINDNLFTGDIIEIETEKYIVLTPACDMVLHKNHKRKDENDPLMVRNASNFIAAKLIKWNRLKDEKNDFNEISSASSSIIRGEFKKHIKNTVNRYHFLPPYLSFDGYFIDFQDLHSFSIKEKPVYRILASVASSFMKDITARFSYYYSRQGQPDMDMEAIGKKLLDEQSKILKAKDLKKDSDGTAATE; from the coding sequence ATGAGACAAATTGATCTACTCATTGTTGAAGATGAAGACAAGAATTACAGGCTATATGAACAAACTATTAAAGCTTTCAACAGAGAAACCGGAGTTACAATAAAACCAGAAAGAGCCAAAGATTTAGTAGAAGCAGAAAAATTACTTGTTCACCATAATTATGACGCTGCTATTGTTGACATAATACTGAAAACCGGAGGAACCGAGGATAATGCTGATGGCGTAGACATCTTAAGAAAAATAGTTGGTAAGTTACGCTTCCCTGTTTTTGTTTACTCAGGTAATCCAGGTTTAATAAATGGAGAAGAATTTGAGCAAAATTATTTCTTTAAGATCCATGCTCGCGATGGGATTGAGTTCATCGAGCTATTAAAAGAAATAGTTAAAATTTTCCAGACTGGTATAACAAATGTACTTGGAGGCAAAGGCAAAGTTGAAAGCTATTTAGCTTCCTTATTCTGGAATCATTTGATACACACAATGGATTATTGGCAGGATAATTCTGCTTTAAGAGAAGAAAAGGATTATGAAAAAATTCTACTAAGATACACTATCTTTCATCTTGTTGAGACTCTTTACAGGACAGATACAGGAGAACATGAAATACATGATCCTTCTGAATTCTACATATATCCAGCCATCAATGATAATTTGTTCACAGGTGATATAATAGAGATAGAAACAGAAAAATATATAGTGCTGACACCAGCTTGTGATATGGTCTTACATAAGAATCACAAAAGGAAGGATGAAAATGATCCTCTTATGGTAAGAAATGCTAGTAATTTTATAGCAGCAAAATTGATTAAATGGAATAGGTTAAAGGACGAAAAGAACGATTTTAACGAAATAAGTTCTGCATCTTCAAGTATTATCAGAGGCGAATTTAAAAAGCATATTAAGAATACGGTTAATAGGTATCATTTTTTACCTCCATACTTATCTTTTGATGGCTACTTTATTGACTTTCAAGATTTACATTCCTTTTCTATTAAGGAAAAACCTGTCTACAGAATTCTTGCCAGTGTGGCATCATCATTTATGAAAGATATAACTGCCCGATTTTCTTATTATTATTCAAGACAGGGCCAGCCAGATATGGATATGGAAGCTATAGGTAAAAAGTTACTGGACGAACAATCAAAAATTTTAAAAGCTAAAGATCTTAAAAAAGACTCTGATGGTACTGCTGCTACTGAATAA
- a CDS encoding PD-(D/E)XK motif protein encodes MRTKIDIIWEELEKTELSPYPVLMRGYPGKVLAEVYIGLKVHDSQRCLAVHLDNASLSQVRSLGELEDIKFEVFLDTKNKSKVYLLILLLEPTLKEIFSTLCEDLIASISGIKDERRLVRGLVSRLEKWVSLFIKAKSPGLSQEAQLGLYGELYFLRKWLLQSNEREKCLKAWVGVEKAVRDFQFGDWALEVKASHGNNHQKIHISSERQLDTSNLRNLYLFHLSLDVRQESGETLNSIVDSIVEILTEDYVLWSLFQIKLVEAGYIAQHREQYTKKGYYTRNEAFYEVKDAFPRIEEKDLREGVGDVKYTIISSDCSFYSVDEVQVYQNIN; translated from the coding sequence ATGAGGACGAAGATTGATATTATCTGGGAGGAGCTTGAAAAAACCGAGCTGTCTCCTTACCCCGTCCTGATGCGTGGATATCCGGGTAAAGTTTTGGCAGAAGTTTACATTGGTTTAAAGGTGCATGATAGCCAAAGATGTTTGGCTGTACATCTTGATAACGCCAGTCTTTCTCAGGTGAGAAGTTTGGGAGAACTTGAGGATATAAAGTTTGAGGTCTTTCTTGATACAAAGAATAAGTCAAAGGTATATCTGCTAATACTGCTTTTAGAGCCCACCTTAAAAGAAATTTTCTCTACCCTCTGTGAAGATCTTATTGCCAGCATATCAGGCATCAAAGATGAGAGGAGATTGGTAAGAGGCTTAGTTAGCCGGTTAGAAAAATGGGTTTCTCTCTTTATTAAAGCAAAGTCTCCAGGGCTTTCACAAGAGGCACAGCTGGGCCTTTACGGTGAGCTTTACTTTTTAAGGAAATGGCTCTTGCAATCTAATGAGAGGGAGAAATGCCTAAAAGCTTGGGTAGGTGTGGAAAAAGCTGTTAGGGATTTTCAGTTTGGAGATTGGGCACTGGAGGTAAAGGCCAGCCATGGCAACAACCATCAGAAGATCCATATTAGTAGTGAAAGACAGTTAGATACAAGTAATCTTCGCAACCTGTATCTGTTTCATTTGTCGCTAGATGTACGGCAGGAGTCAGGTGAAACGCTCAACAGTATTGTTGATTCTATTGTTGAAATACTAACAGAGGATTACGTACTCTGGTCTCTTTTTCAAATTAAATTAGTAGAGGCCGGTTATATAGCTCAGCATCGGGAACAGTACACAAAAAAAGGGTACTATACCAGGAATGAAGCTTTTTATGAAGTGAAGGATGCTTTCCCTCGCATCGAAGAAAAAGATCTTAGGGAAGGGGTAGGGGACGTGAAATACACAATTATTAGCAGCGACTGTAGCTTTTACTCTGTAGATGAAGTCCAAGTATATCAAAACATAAACTGA